AGGTCGGCACCTGTGCGTCGAGGCTGGGCGCGGAGCCGACCGCGGCGCGGAAGGCAGTCGACCGTTCGTCGATCAGTCGCAGCAGAACGGGGAACTCGAGCGTCATTGTCACCCCGAATCTCTATCACTGCGTTCCGACAATCGGACAGCGATTTTCACAGCCGCCGTCGCGGGCGGACCCTCACCACCGCGGAGAAAGGAGCGCCGACAGCGCACCGGAGGCCTGCTGCGGTACCACCGCCTGCTGCACCCGGGACGAGGAAGCCCTCGACCCGGCCCAGAGCCCGGCCGAGGCGAAGGCCGCCGCCGGCTGCGCGTGCGGCAGCTGAGGCACCGACCGGACGGGAGGCCGGTGAGCACGGCGACGACGCCGGGCCGTGGTGCTGACCGGCGCACCGGTGTCCGGGTCAGCCCTTGGCGTCCTCGCCGTCCTCCTCGGAGGCCCAGCCCGACCCCGGCCAGCGTCGCCAGCCGGTTCGGCGGCACCAGGTCCACCTTCACCCGGCCCAGCCGGAATGCGGAGATCTCGTCCACCCGCTCCAGCGCCTTCGCCATGCTCGTGCCCGTCGTCCGCGTCGGCGGCCGGCGCAGCCGCTCCAGCTCCGACACCCGGCGTCCCTCCGGCACCTGCCACCAGGCCCCGGGCAGCGCGCTGTCCGCCCGCCTGGTCGCGTTCGCCACCGTGGCGTGCAGCCGCTTCTCCGCGACCGCCCGCACCTCGGCAACCTGCCGGGTCGGCACCGGCACCCCGGATAGCAGCACCTGGTGGCGCCGCAGCCACCCAACCGCCTGGTTGAACAGCGCCACCTGCCCCTCGGCGTGCGTCCACGCCCGCCCGTGCAGGAACGTGCGGAAATCCCGGCCCCACTCCGCCTCCTCGAACTGGTGGTAGCCGTAGGCGTCCCGGATCTTCCAGGCGTGCTCGTACGCCGTCGTCTGCCGCTCGGTCTACCGCTTCACCACCGAGGGGTCCTCGACGCCCAGGTGTTCGGCCACGTACGCGACCATTGGCCACGGCACGTCCAGCGGCCCTCCAGGAACAGCCCCAGGTACCGGACGGTGCACATCTGCAACGAGAAGCCCAGCCGGCTGTGTTCACCCCGCCGCTTCCCGATCAACCTCCCCTCCACGTCATCGAGGTAGCAGAACCGCTCCATCTCCGGGCGCGTCGGCTCCTCAACGAACCGTCCGTACGCCTCGGCCTGCTCATCAGTCAGAAACTCCACCGGCACGCGGCCGACGGTAATCCCCGGCCGACCCGCTCATACGATCTTCCGCCGAAACCCCGCCCCGAAGACGATCACCGTGGTAGGCGGCCCGATCGGACCTTAGCGCTAACAGCTGCTCCGTTGATCCCCGAGGCCTTATCCTGGGCGGCGTCCCCATACCGAGATCAGCGGCGCGAGGGTGAGGTCGAGCTCGCCGGCATCGATAGCCGCCAGATGCGCGTCGATCTCGGCGTCGTTGGCCAACCCAGCGGCGAGCAACTCGGCGCGGACCATGCGCACCGTCGCGGTCTCCAGCCGGTCGCAGGCTACCCCGCCGACCGGGAAGCAGCCGGCCGCCGTGACATCGACCAGGCCGGCCGCACGCAACACCCGCGGCAGCGTACGGCCGTAACGCAGGTCAGCGCCGCGGCGGGTCATCAACTCCCGGACAGCGCGCCGCAGCCGGTTGGCGCGCTGCTGTGCCGGGCCAACCTCATCGAGGCAGGCCAGCGGCTGCAGCTCGGTATCGGCGTCCTCGACCAACAGCCAGCCACCGGGGCGCAGCGCCGCCACCATTGTCGCCAACGCCCGGGCCCGGTCGGGCACGTGGACGAGCACGAGCCGGGCGTGTACCAGGTCGAACGTGCCTGGCTGCGGCGGCGGGTCCCCGACGATGTCGTGCCGGAGCACCTCGTACCCGCCGTGCGGGTCCAACCAGGCCGGATTGATGTCCGTGGCCAGCACGTAACCGGTTGGTCCGACGGCCGTGGCGAGTGCCTCGGGAATGCTGGGGCCTCCGGCACCGACTTCCCAGCAGCGCCAGCCCGCCTTCACTCCGAGCCGGTCGAAGTGTCCCCGTGTGACACCGTCGAACAGCTCGGCCAGCCAGGTGAACCGCTCGCCCGCCTCCACCCGGGCGTTGTCGAGCAAGTAGCGGTGACCCGGGGCAGACCCAGGGGTGTGCGGCGATGGGGGGCCGGACCCCGCACCGGCAGTATTCACCGCCCCGCCTGAGGTTGTGTCCGGCTCGGACCCGGGGTGAGCGAGGGGCTGCGATGAACTCATGCCTACATCCTCACGACCTTCCGCGTGCTGTGTCAGCGCGACATGGAATGAAACCAGACGGCCTCCGGGCCTGGTGGATCGGACCAGATTTTGGCACCGCGCCACTACAAAACGAATGCGGTCGAAGTACGCCAAAAACGCGCCGACCGCAGGCGCACGGTGTGGGGCCCCACCCCGGACCGGTTCCAGAATGCAGACTGTGCGGCGTCTGAAGAACGCGCCATCGCCCTCATAGACAGCTGCTCGTCGCCTGTGGTGACGTCAAAAGCAGCTGCCGGTGTGTGCGCGCTGCGGGTCGCGTGGTGCCATCGCCGCTCGGCAAGAGCGTCCACGCAAGCAGACCTTGCTGGAACAGCCGAGAGCGGCGGTCCGTGGCGTGCCTCTGTTCCCGCAGGGCATCTGGCTTCCGGCGTCATGTCTTGGTGGTGGCTGCCATCCAGCCTTCGGTCCAGGCGCTGGAGGACGTCATGCTGAAGCCAGGCCGCCCACCACGGACCGTCTCGGCGCTGGCCGCGCGAGTGGGAGCCGTTCGACAGCTTTGCTCAGGGCCGGCAGCCCGGCTGCTCACAGGCGGGTCGCCTCGCCAGCCACTAGACCGGTGTCCTGGAGAATCAGCCCGACGGTCTCGGGCAGTGTGCTGCTCTCGTTGATGATCGTCTCCGTTGCGCCGGGGAGGATGTCCTGCTCGAGGTACCACTGCCGCATGTCATCGGGGCCGAACCGGGTGTGCTGAGGCCGCGTCTCGTGTCTGCGGAGCGTCTCTTCCCAGGAAGCGTCCAGGTAATAGCCACGGCTTGTGCCTCGATGATCGCGAAACAGCGCTTGCAACATCTCTCCGTAGCGGCTCCGGGCGAGGATGCCCTCGAGGATGACGTGATGGCCGGCGTTCAGGGCGTGGCGGCACATGACGTCGAGCAGCCCGATGTTCACGCCGCCAGGCTCGTCGAGCTCGCGCAGGATCTCGCGGCGTACCATGTCCTGACCGATGAGGGCCATGCCGCGCTGGCCGTACGTTTCCCGCACGGTCCGGGCCACAGTGGACTTGCCGGATCCGGAGTTGCCGCGGATCACGATCAAGACCGTGTTCGGTGAGCCAGTGAGCACCGTACGACGGTACAGGGTCGCCGCCGGCATTGAGGGCTCGGCGCTCGGGTCGCCGTCACCAGGGGCACGCAAGGACCCGCTCGCATAGAGCAACCGGCTGAGGGCCGCTGCGGACGCCAGCGGTGAAGACATCACACGCCAGGCTTGACGGTGGACGTCTAGCGCCTCTGGAAGGCGTCTTGGCGGACGTGGTGTGACGGACGCAGCCTGGCGTCGCGCTCGTAAGGCGCCCTCAGGTGATTGCGGTCGATGAGGCGGGTCGGCCTAGCCGGAGCTCTGTTCACCGTGCAGGGTTCGGCTCAGCGATCACCGAGGCGCAGTGGGGCGCCAGCTTCGGAATCGCCGGCATTTGGTCCACGGTCGCCGGCCCGCGCGACAAGACGCTGTCCCTGCTGCCCTACTTCGCCGGGGTGCGCATCGCCGAAGTCGTCGGCCTCGACCTGGCCGACGTCCGTCTCTCGGCCCGTAAAGGCGAGTTGCGGATCTGCGGCAAGGGCCGCGATAGCGGCAAGATCCGCCATCTGCCCGTCCACTCCGACCTACGCCAGGCACTTCAGGACTGGCTCCACGCCCGCGCCGACTGGAATGGCGCCGGCACTACCGCGGTGTTCCTCAACCACCGCGGCGGCCGCATCGGCGGGAGATCGGCTGCTGACCGTACCCATGAGTCGCGAGAGGGGTGCCGGGCGGAGGCTCCGGATCGGTGGGCCATGCACATGGAGCGCCCGGTGCATGGAGACATGCAAGCCGGGGACGGCCTGGCTTTCCGAGCGACCGGTCGCGCCGGAAATGTCTATCGAAGGTGTGACGCATCCGTAGGCTGGTCCGCGACAGGCTCGGCACATGAACATCACACGCGCTCTGGCGGCGGCAGTCACGCTGGTGGCCTTCTGCCAGTCTGCCGCCACAGCCGCTGCCAGGGAAGGCACTCTGAGCTGGGCTGACTGCCCGGGAGGTGGCGGCGCCATGGGCATGCGCTGCGCCACAATGCGGGTTCCGGTGGACTGGTCGAAGCCCGGCGGCCGCACGATCGAGCTCAAGCTGGGCCTGCTGGCCGCCACCGGATCCCGCCCGGCCAAGGGGACGGTGCTGGCCAACTTCGGCGCGGGCGCACCGGGGATCGCCTACCTTCGCGACGTGCCAGGCGTGTCGACCGCGTTCACGCAGCTCCGGCAGAGCATGGACATCGTCACCTGGGACCCGCGCGGCTACACCAACGGCTACAGCACGCCCCTGCCCTGCCAGATCAAGAGCAAGACCGATCCCGAGCTGCCTGACGATCAGGCGGGATTCGACAGAATCGCGGCTGGCAACCGGGCGGACGCCGCCCCTTGCCACGATCCCGATCCCCAGCTGTTCGACAGCATCGGCTCGGTCACGCACGCCCGCGACATGGAGGCGATCAGACGCGCCCTCAGCGAGTCAAAGATCAATCTCTTCATGGGCTCGTACGGCGGCACCTTCGGGCAGGCGTACGCTCACCTGTTCCCGAAGCGCATCCGGACCATGGTCCTGGACGGGACAGGCAACATGAGCGATCCGGAAAAGGAGAACGCGGCCCGGGCGCGCGACAGCGAGCGGCGGCTGCGGCGATTCATCGCGTGGTGCGCGGACGAGCCCTCCTGCGTGCTGCGGGGCAAGGACGTACCGCGCCTGTGGCAGGATCTGGTGGCGCAGGCGGACCGTGCGCCGCTCCAGCCCGGCGGCTTCGACGGCGTCAAACTGCAGGACTACCTCGGACAAGCGCTGATCTCCCAAGGACCCGAGCGGTGGCCGGCCATCGCCGAGGCCATCGCCGCCGCCGGACGTGGCGACGCGTCCAAGTTCGCCGCCTTCCCCGCGCTCGGTGGACCGAGCCCGGACGTCATCGCGTGTCAGGACATGCCGCGACCTGCCAACTATGCCGCGCTGAAGGCTGTCATGAAGCGGCTGCGCGCCGTCGCGCCCAACACCGGGACGGGTGGCACGACGGTGACCAGACTTCGCTGCCTCGGCTATCCATCGCCGGTGACCTTCCCCACCGGGCCGCTGCCCGAGACCGTGCCGCCGCTGCTCGGCGCGGGCACCTGGGTTGACTTCCCGGGCACCGAGCGGGTCGTCCGCCAGGTACGGGGAAGCCGGACGATCTACCATGACGGGCCGGGCCACGAGATCTACCTCTCTGGCAACGCCTGCGTCACGGAGAAGGTGAACGCCTACTTCGTCGACAGGATCCTCCCTGCTCCCGGGACCGAATGCTGATGCCCAGGTTTGCCCTGGCAGGCGGGTGTGGCCCAGGGTGAGCTGCATGCCATTTGAGCACAGAGGCCGGCTCCGGACGTTCCGCATGCCTGCGGGCACCCGTCGCCTTCCGCAGCCCACCCGCCGGCCGGCGGACGGGAGCCGCCGCCCGCGAAGGTGGCGGCTTCTGCCGGTGATCCCAGGCATCCCGTCGATGGCTGCGGATGCCCTGCTGGCGCTCGCCTCCGCGATCGCCGTCTACGCGGCGGCGAGCTGGGAGCGGGCACTGTGGGACCTGAGCGGGGCGAGTGGAGGAGTCACCGCGCCGCCTGTGCCAGGTGGGCCGGGCGTGGGCATTCCCCTGGTGCTGGCCGCCTTCAGCGTGGGCGTGGCCGCGCCGCTGGCGCTGCGGCGCCGGTTCCCGGTGGGCGTGGCGCTCGTCTCGGTAGCGGTGGCACTGCTCGGCACGGGGGTGCCTGGATGGCCGGGGCGGCTGGTGGCGGCCGTCGCGCTCTGCTCGGCCACCTATCATCGGCCACGGCAAGCCCCTGTCCTGCTTCTCCTGTCCGTGGCATCGACCCTGACGCCGGTCTTGTTCGCCACCCCGCTCCCGGGCGGCGCCTGGCCGCCCGGCTTTCCCGTCCGGGTCAGCCCCACACCCTTGGCGCAGGGCGTGCTGATCGCCGTCGCGCCGATCGCTGTCGGATACGCGTTGCGCCTGCACCGGGAACGCGCCGAGCAACAGGTTCTGCTGCACCAGGCCCAGGCGGCCCGGGTCGTGGCCGAGGAACGGGCCTGGATCGCCAGGGAGATCCACGACGCCGTCGGCCACCACCTGACCGCGATCCGCATGCAGGCGAACGCCGCCCGCCACGTCCTGCCCGACGCGCCTCCACCGGCCGTACGCGCCCTCGGCACGGTGGCGGATCTGTCCGCCTCCGCGTTACGCGACGTACGCCTGCTCCTGGCGGCGTTGCGCGACGAACACCGGCCCACCGGCGTCACCCTCGCCGACGTACCCGCACTCGCCGACCGGCTGTCGGCCCCCGGCTGCCGCGTTCACGTCACGATCGACCGGCACGGAGCGGCCGGCACCCTACCCGCCCTGGTCGACCACGCCGGCTACCGCCTCGCCCAGGAAGCCCTGACCAACGCGGTGCGGCACGCCGCCGCGACCCGCGTGGACGTGCGGATCCACCAGGACCTGGACACCGTGACGATCATCGTCGAGGACGATGGCCAGGACCGCCCGCCGTCCAGCCGCCCTTTGGCCGGGAGCGGCCTGCGCGGCATGCGGGAACGCGCCCACCTGCTCGGCGGACGGCTCGACATCGGCCCCCGCCCCCCGCACGGCTGGCGCGTCGAGGCCGTCCTGCCCACCCACAGCGGAGGATGACATGACGATCCGGACACTGATCGCCGACGACCAGCCCGAGGTCCGCTCCGCGCTGCGGCTCGTCCTCGACGCCGAGCCGGACATCGAAGTGGTCGCCGAGGCGGGCGACGGATCCCAGGCCGTGCGCGCGGCGCACCGGCATCGACCCGACGTCGTCATCATGGACATCCGCATGCCGCTCATGGACGGCCTGGCCGCCATCGAAACCCTCACCGGCGCGGGTACCGTACCCACGATCATCGCCCTGACCACGTTCGACCTCGACGAGTACCTGTTCGGCGCGCTCCAAGCAGGAGCTGCCGGATTCCTGCTCAAGGACACAGACCCGCGCCTGCTGCTCGACGCCGTCCGCGCGGCCCACCAGGGCCACGGACTCATCGATCCCCAGGTGACCAGACGGCTGATCCACCGCTTCGCCGCCCTCAGCCCCAAACCGGTCACCCCGGCGTACGACCAACTCACCGCCCGCGAGCGGGAAGTGCTCCACCACCTGGCGCAAGGGCTCAGCAACGCCGAGATCGCCCGAGAACTCTGGATCGAGGAGGGCACGGTCAAGACGCACGTCAACCGCATCCTCGCCAAGCTCCGCCTGCGCACCCGCGTACACGCCGTGATCTACGCCCACCGGCATCGCCTCTGACCCCTGCATGCGGCCGAGCACGCGGCAGCGGCAACCACGTGACGGATCATCGTGGCTGAACGGGCCTACTTGATGCGGCCGTGCAGGAGTTCGACCAGTGTCGCGTGAGTCCGCTCGATCGGCCGGTCCGGATACAGGGCGCGACGCTCGATGGCAACCGTCAGGACCATGCCGAACACGGCCGTCGCCGCCGTCTCCACGTCCAGGTCGGCCCGGATCTCGCCGTTCGCGACGGCCCTGCGCAGCACGTTCGCGTAAACGCTGAGCGCGCTCTGGCGCAGCCGTGCCACCGCCTCCTGCCACACCGTGCGCCACATCTCGGCCAGCAGCACCCGCGCGAAGGCCCCGTGCTCCTCGAAGAACCTGAGCTGGCCGAGCACCACCGAGTCGAGCGCGTCCAGCGCGCTCTCCCCGGTGTCGGCGCCGGCCAGCGCCTCGGCGAGCTTGCTGATCGAGTGCTCCAGCAGCGCCTCGAACAGCCCCTCCTTGCTGCCGAAGTTGTAGAACACGGTGCCCTTGGCCACCCCGGCCCGCTCGGCGATGGCATCGACCGTGGTGGCCGCGTACCCCAGCTCGGCGATCAGCTCCACAGCCGACCTGAACACCTTCAGCCGTGTGTCCTGCCGGCTCCCGCGTCTGGCGATGCGCTCGCTCCCCTCGCTCACAGGCCCTCCTTCGTCAGGCCTGTGAGCGAAACGCTGCTGTGCCTATTGGTTCGCTCGCTCCGCTCGCTCACAGTGCCAGCTCCGGGTGCAAGCGCTTGACGGACCAGATGCGGCCACGCTCCACGGCGAGCGTGGTGAGCGCGAGCCCGAGTACGAGGAAAGCCGACAGCACGCCGCAAGCCTGCCACACCACGGTCGGATCGCCACCGCTGATCAGCCTGCGCAATGCCGACACCGTCCAGCTCATCGGCAGCCACGGCGAGATCGTCTGGAAGAACCCGGGCGACGTCTCGATCGGGTACGTCCCGGCGGCGGAGGTGAGCTGCAGCATCAGCAGCGCCAGCGCCACGACCCGCCCGGGCGGGCCGAGCAGCGCGTTCACCGCCTGCACGACCGCCATGGAAGCGGCCGCCGCGAGCAGCAGCAGCCCGATGACCCCGGCCCAGTGCGCGGCCTGCAGCCCGAGCCCGAAGCGCAGCACCGCCACCAGCACGCCCACCTGCGCCGCCCCGAGCGCCGCCCCCGGCAGCCAGCCCGCCAGTGCGATCCGCACCGCGCCCGTGGTGCCCGCCAGCCGCCGCTGGTTCAGCGGTTTCAGCACCATGTACGCGATCATCGCACCGACCCAGAGCGACAGCGGCAGGAAGAACGGCGCGAAGCCGGTGCCGTAGTTGGGCACCTCGTTGTCGACGGTCTTGGCCAGCCGGACCGGGTCGCTCATCACGTCCGCGCGGGCGTCGCGCTGCTCCTTGTCGTAGTCGGGTATCCGGGCGGCGCCGTCGCCGAGCCCGCCCGCCAGCTCCTTCGATCCCTCGGCGAGCTTGGTCACGCCCTTGTCCACCTGGCCCGCGCCGTCGTGGAGCCGATCCACGCCGGTGCGCAACTCGCTCGCGCCGTCGCTCAGCCTGACCAGCCCGCCGTTCAGCCGGCCGATACCGTCGGTGACCTGGCGGGAACCATCGGCCAGCGCGGTCGCGCCCTGGTAGAGCCGGTCCACGCCGGTAGCGGCCGCGCCGAGGCTCGCGTGCACCTTCGCGGTGCCGCCGGCCAGCTTGCCCAGGCCTGCGTCCAGGGCGTTGAGCTGGTCCCTGGCGTGGTCCAGCCTGGAGCCGAGCCCGGGCGCCGCGGCCGCGATCTCGCGAGCCTGCTTCGCCAGCTCCCGCGCCTGGTTCCTCAGGTCCGCGACGGCGTCGGCGTCGCTTCCCGTACCGCTGCCTGCGCTCGTCCGGGCGGCGTCCTTGGCTCGGTCCGCTTCAGCGGCGGCCCGTCGCGCGGCGGCTGCCGTGTTCCGCAGCAGTTCGCGCACCTGGGGGTCGGCGTCCGCGCCGAGGCGGTCGATCGCGGCCTGTGCCTGCGAGCTCGCCTCCCTGGCGCTGTCGGCCGCGCTGCTCGCCTGGGCGTTCGCCACGCGGACGCTGTCCGCACTCGTCGAAGCGGCGCCGGTCGGTCCGCCGCCGGCGGCGACCTTGTCGGCGGCGGCGGCGACCGCCTCGGCGGCCTCGGAGATCTTTGGGCCCCATTCGTCCAGGACGGGGACGTACGTGTCGGCGAGCTGGTTGATCGTGCGGGTCTGAGCGTGGACCTGCTGGTATGCCTGCCTCGCGCCGGAGCTGAGCGGAGCAGTTCCCTGCGTGTGGAGCTTGTTCAGGCCGTCGCGCAGTTGCCCGATCGCCTGCTGCGCCTGCGTGAGGCCCCGCGTGACCTGGGCCGAGCCGTCACGCAGTCGGACCGTGGCGGTGTTGGCGCTGCCCAGGCCGGCGGAGAGCCGCCGAGCGCCGTTCTCGGCCGTGCCCAGGCCGCTGCTGAGCCGGGAGACGCCGTCACCGAGTCGCACGGCGCCGTCGTGCAGCTTGTCCGCGCCGTCGGCGGCCTCCGTCGTCTTGTCGTGGATGTCGCCGATCGAGACGAAGACGTTGTCGAAGTAGTCGTGGATCGCCGTGCGCTCGGCCGCCGCCCGTACCTCGTTGAACACCGCGTCCGAGACGCTGCCCATGACGTAGCTGCGGCCCGTGTCCACGCGCAGCCCGAGCCGCGCCGGGCTCGGAGCGGCGTCATCGTCGGCGGGTGAGGCCAGCTTGGCGCTGAAATCGGCGGGCACGGTCAGCGACAGATAGAAGGTGCCGTCCGCGACCCCGTCGGCCGCTTCCCGCGCGGTGGCCTCGTGCCAGCCGAACACGTCGCGCTTCAGCAGCTCGGAGGCCAGGTCGCGGCCCGCGTGCAGGGTCTTCCCCGCGGCTTGGGCCGGTTGGTCCTCGACGACCAGCGCGACCGGCACACGTTCCAGATTGCCCTGCGGGTCCCAGAACGACCACAAATACAATCCCGCGTACAGGAGCGGCAGCAACACCACCGCCGCCAGCGCCGCCCGTGTCAGCCGCGACCGCAACAGGCCCTTCACGACAGCTCCACGAGCTGGTCGAAGCGGGCGGGCGGCGCCACGCAGGCGGCCACCACCGTCTGGTCCAGGTCGCGCAGCAGGTCCCACAGCGCCTGCTGCCGCTCGGCGGGCAGCCCCGCGTCCACGTTGTCAGCGACGATCACCTCCGGCTCGTCCAGCAGCGCGAGCGCGACGCCCAGCCGCACCTGCTGCTCCCGGTCCAGTTCCCGCGCCGGCACCCGCTCCTGGCCCGCCAGCCCGACCCGCTCCAGAACCTCCTGGTCCGGCCGGCGCCGCCGCTCCCCCAGGTGTTCCCCGGCCGTCAGCGACCGGTCCAGATCGGTCACGCCGTCGACCAGCGCCAGCGCCACGGCTTTGCGGATGGCGCGGCGCCTGACGTGCCCGGCGACGTTCAGAGTGCCTTTCGTGGGCTTCATCCGCCCGGCCAGCGTCAACAGCAGGCTCGTCCGCCCGCTTCCCGCCGAACCCGCGACCACCGTGAGCGTGCCGGCCCCGGCCTTCAACGAGACCTGCGGATACACGCCTTCGACCGCCAGCCCCTCCGCAATGATCAACTCGACTCCTCTATCTTTGTACTGACCAGTCAGTACAAAGATAGACCCAGGCAGAAGACCGCGCTCCAGGAGATGTGGTGGCATTCGTCACCTTCAAGCACAGGTGCAGGCCCGCCACGACGCCTCAGAGCGCGGTCGTTCCCCTCGCCTCGGGGCTATCGGTTCTCTACGTCCGGCGCATGCGGACGATGTCTGTTCCGTTCGGCGAGCTCACGACGTCGATGCGAACGCCGGCCGTCGCGTCCGTGAAGGACTGCGCCGGCTGGTGGGCGGCGTCGTCGAGCGGCGCGCAGCCGGACCCCGGCGTGGAGCCGGGCGTGGCGTCCAGGACGCGCAGGGGCCCGTTTCCGGTCGGCGTCGCGGAGTCGACCTTGTAGATCAGTACGCCGGAGGAGCACGCGGTGGAGTCGAGCCCTTCGGCCCTGCGCGATTCGGCGACATAAGCCGTCGTGGGACCGGTACGGACGACGGCCGGCTTGGTACCGCCCCGTGGGTCTCCCCCGCGAAGGCATAGAGATCGGGAAGCCCGAAGATGTGGCCGGTCTCGTGGTCGAGGACCTTGAAGCCCCAGCGCCCTCCAGTAGCCCCCCTGGGGATCACCGCGTAGCCGCATCAGGCCGCGCGGGCTTCATCACGCTGCTGCACGAGGCCGCCGTCGGCGACATCATCCGCGTCGCCGACCCCGCCCGCTCGTTCCGCATCGCGGCGCGCTTGCGCTGGCGGCCGGCCGGCGACGGTTTGGCGAGCTCGGCCAGGTAGCCGGACCGGTGCGGCGTTCAGCCGGCCGATCTCCTCGCCGTGGTGGGCGGCGCAGTTCTCGCGTCGCCCGTTCCGGACGGCCGGCCTCCGACTGGGGAGCTCAGTTGCCTTCGGACAGTCGGGCGTCCCATGCGGCCAGCACCTGCTGTTCCTTCTCGCCGGCGAGGCCGAGTGGCGGGGCGCCGGGCGCGGTGCGGACCTCACCGCCTGACCGCAGCCACTGCCAGGTGTCTCGGACGGAGTCGCCGAACGGGCGGGTGCGCAGTCCTGCTGCTTTCGCTGAAGCGCCGGACACGGCCCAGAAACCGGCGGTGTCCGGTACGTCCGGGATCCACAGGGGAAGCTCGGCCCATGGCAGCACCCCTTGCGATAGCAGGAAACCCTCATCCACCCACACAGGGTCGGCGTCCGAACCAGTTGCCTGCACACAGCCGCCGACCAGCCGGCCCATCGTGGTGTTCGGCCCGTCCGGGACGACATTGTGGATGCCGCCTGCCTGCGCCTCGACCTGGTCCAGGACGAAGGCCGAGAGATCACGCACGTCGATGAGTTGCAGGCCGCGCCCCGGGTCGCCGGGCGCGATCACCCGGCCGCCCTCGGCGATTCTGGTGAGCCACCACGGCAGCTGGCCCAGGTTGTCGTGCGGTCCCACGATCGACCCGGCGCGCGCGACCAGGCTGGCGTCAAGCCCGTAGGTCTGCTCGACCGCCAGTTCGCAGCCGCGTTTGTGAACGCGCAATTTCTCGAGGTCGGCAGGGTCGCCGTCCTGGTCCGGGACGCCAGGCCAGGTCGCGGCCGACTCGTCCAGCGAAGCAGTGTTCCAGGCCTGGTAGACGCCGGTGGTCGAGACGAACGCGTAGAAGGGGGCGCAGCCGGCCATTGCCTGTGCGGTGCGCAGGACGTGCGCCGGCACCTGGCCGCCCGGGTCGATGACCGCATCGAAGCTCCGCCCGGCGAGTACCTGGACACCCTCGTCTGTGGACCGGTCGCCGCGAAGCGCCTCGACGCCGTCGATGTCCTTGCCGGTCAGCCCGCGGTTGAAGGTCGTGATCTCGTGTCCCCGGCCGAGGGCGTCGCCCACGATGGTGCGTCCGACGAACGACGTTCCGCCAATGACCAGTAATCTCATGTTTCTACCTTCTGGTCGCCCGTTGACAACAGATGTTGTCGCCCGCATCATGGTGGTGTCGTAAACAAATGTTGTCAAGGGGTCGCCGTGCGAGACACGTCCGACGCGCAACGCGCCGATTTGACCACCGCCGTTGAGCAGCTTGCGTGGACCGCGGTGCGGGAAATGTTGCAGCTCAAACCGGATGCGGGGCCTGGCTCCGATGCGCCGGACGCGGACGTGCGGCAGATGTGGCTGGCCACGCTGACCTCATTGCTGGCGATCCGCGACAGCGCGGACCAACTTGCGGCGTCCGCCGCGCTGTCGGCGGCACAGTACGGCGCCGACTATCCCGCGATCGGGGACGCGGCCGGGATGACCAGGCAAGGCGCCCGGCGCAAGTGGCCGGGGCTGGCCGGGCTGAGTGATGAACGACAGCGCAAGCTCACCTGGTGGAAGCGCCGCGGAGACCAGTTCGCGCAGTGTGTCCGTGCCGTACTCATGGCATCAGAGGAGACATCAGAACAAGCGCCACGCCTAGCCGCCCTTCGCAACCGGCTCGACGAGATCGAGCAGACATCGCCGGCGCAACGCCTCGACGTCTTCGACATGGCGCTGGTGGACGCGCATGCGGTGGCGGTGGGTGCTCCCTCGCCTGTCGAGCGCACCGCGGCGCGTGCGAACGGGCTGCTCGCGGCGTTGACTGCTGACGCGTACGCGGCCGTGAACAGCCATTCGTCCCTGGTGATCCGCGA
The Nonomuraea helvata genome window above contains:
- a CDS encoding TetR/AcrR family transcriptional regulator, yielding MSEGSERIARRGSRQDTRLKVFRSAVELIAELGYAATTVDAIAERAGVAKGTVFYNFGSKEGLFEALLEHSISKLAEALAGADTGESALDALDSVVLGQLRFFEEHGAFARVLLAEMWRTVWQEAVARLRQSALSVYANVLRRAVANGEIRADLDVETAATAVFGMVLTVAIERRALYPDRPIERTHATLVELLHGRIK
- a CDS encoding YhgE/Pip domain-containing protein; amino-acid sequence: MKGLLRSRLTRAALAAVVLLPLLYAGLYLWSFWDPQGNLERVPVALVVEDQPAQAAGKTLHAGRDLASELLKRDVFGWHEATAREAADGVADGTFYLSLTVPADFSAKLASPADDDAAPSPARLGLRVDTGRSYVMGSVSDAVFNEVRAAAERTAIHDYFDNVFVSIGDIHDKTTEAADGADKLHDGAVRLGDGVSRLSSGLGTAENGARRLSAGLGSANTATVRLRDGSAQVTRGLTQAQQAIGQLRDGLNKLHTQGTAPLSSGARQAYQQVHAQTRTINQLADTYVPVLDEWGPKISEAAEAVAAAADKVAAGGGPTGAASTSADSVRVANAQASSAADSAREASSQAQAAIDRLGADADPQVRELLRNTAAAARRAAAEADRAKDAARTSAGSGTGSDADAVADLRNQARELAKQAREIAAAAPGLGSRLDHARDQLNALDAGLGKLAGGTAKVHASLGAAATGVDRLYQGATALADGSRQVTDGIGRLNGGLVRLSDGASELRTGVDRLHDGAGQVDKGVTKLAEGSKELAGGLGDGAARIPDYDKEQRDARADVMSDPVRLAKTVDNEVPNYGTGFAPFFLPLSLWVGAMIAYMVLKPLNQRRLAGTTGAVRIALAGWLPGAALGAAQVGVLVAVLRFGLGLQAAHWAGVIGLLLLAAAASMAVVQAVNALLGPPGRVVALALLMLQLTSAAGTYPIETSPGFFQTISPWLPMSWTVSALRRLISGGDPTVVWQACGVLSAFLVLGLALTTLAVERGRIWSVKRLHPELAL
- a CDS encoding ABC transporter ATP-binding protein, with amino-acid sequence MIIAEGLAVEGVYPQVSLKAGAGTLTVVAGSAGSGRTSLLLTLAGRMKPTKGTLNVAGHVRRRAIRKAVALALVDGVTDLDRSLTAGEHLGERRRRPDQEVLERVGLAGQERVPARELDREQQVRLGVALALLDEPEVIVADNVDAGLPAERQQALWDLLRDLDQTVVAACVAPPARFDQLVELS
- a CDS encoding NAD-dependent epimerase/dehydratase family protein — its product is MRLLVIGGTSFVGRTIVGDALGRGHEITTFNRGLTGKDIDGVEALRGDRSTDEGVQVLAGRSFDAVIDPGGQVPAHVLRTAQAMAGCAPFYAFVSTTGVYQAWNTASLDESAATWPGVPDQDGDPADLEKLRVHKRGCELAVEQTYGLDASLVARAGSIVGPHDNLGQLPWWLTRIAEGGRVIAPGDPGRGLQLIDVRDLSAFVLDQVEAQAGGIHNVVPDGPNTTMGRLVGGCVQATGSDADPVWVDEGFLLSQGVLPWAELPLWIPDVPDTAGFWAVSGASAKAAGLRTRPFGDSVRDTWQWLRSGGEVRTAPGAPPLGLAGEKEQQVLAAWDARLSEGN